From one Rosa rugosa chromosome 4, drRosRugo1.1, whole genome shotgun sequence genomic stretch:
- the LOC133743817 gene encoding uncharacterized protein LOC133743817: MVKVATYFAMTLGAFVFWQTMDKVHVWIALHQDEKQERLEREMEVKRYREELLQEQARQRKAEA; this comes from the exons ATGGTGAAGGTCGCAACCTACTTCGCTATGACTTTGGGAGCTTTCGTTTTCTGGCAAACCATGGATAAAGTCCACGTCTGGATCGCTCTGCATCAGGACGAAAAG CAAGAAAGACTGGAAAGGGAAATGGAAGTTAAGAGGTATAGAGAAGAGCTACTTCAGGAGCAAGCCAGACAAAGGAAGGCCGAAGCATGA
- the LOC133743815 gene encoding autophagy-related protein 16 encodes MSQEEVARKSIKHALKALRKRHLLEEGAHAPAYIALANPIAHQGSEWKEKAENLELELQQCYKAQSRLSEQLVVEVAESRSSKALLQEKEAAIADQQSELTQKRDECSQLKAELEKKIQALELVMSENNEIRAQLEEMSVRAKNAEAENKVLIDRWMLEKMKDAERLNEANALYEEMLERIKASGLQKLAMQQVDGVVRQSEEGAEYFVESTNPTTCKNRINAHDGGCASILFEYNSGKLISGGQDGTIKMWDTSTGALNNTLHGCIGSVLDLTITHDNRSIIAASSSNKLYVWDANLGRVRHTLTGHMDKVCAVDVSKFSSRHIVSAAYDRTIKVWDLQKGYCTNTIIFPKHCNALCFSMDGQTICSGHVDGNLRLWDIQKGKLLNEVAAHSNAVTSISLSRSGNMVLTSGRDNVHHLFDMRTLEVCGTLRATGNRVASNWSRSCISPDDNYVAAGSADGAVYIWSIAKGDIVSTLKEHTNSVLCCSWSGHGKPLASADKNGVICTWT; translated from the exons AT GTCGCAGGAGGAGGTAGCCAGGAAGTCGATTAAGCACGCGCTGAAGGCTCTAAGGAAGCGGCATTTGCTTGAAGAAGGTGCTCATGCTCCAGCGTATATCGCTCTCGCCAATCCAATTGCTCATCAG GGCTCTGAATGGAAGGAAAAGGCTGAGAATTTGGAACTGGAGCTTCAGCAATGCTATAAAGCTCAATCTCGGCTGTCGGAGCAGCTTGTGGTGGAAGTAGCAGAGTCCAGGTCTTCGAAAGCTTTACTTCAGGAGAAAGAAGCAGCGATTGCGGATCAGCAGAGTGAGCTCACACAAAAAAG GGATGAGTGCTCTCAGTTGAAGGCGGAGTTAGAAAAGAAGATTCAAGCTCTAGAGTTGGTTATGAGTGAGAACAATGAAATACGGGCGCAGCTAGAAGAAATGTCTGTTAGAGCTAAGAATGCTGAAGCTGAAAATAAGGTGTTAATTGACCGCTGGATGTTGGAAAAAATGAAGGATGCTGAACGCCTAAATGAG GCAAATGCACTATATGAAGAAATGCTTGAGCGGATCAAGGCCAGTGGTTTGCAAAAACTAGCCATGCAGCAAGTAGATGGTGTGGTCCGCCAAAGTGAAGAAGGTGCTGAGTACTTTGTGGAGTCAACCAATCCCACCACATGCAAGAACAGGATCAATGCCCATGACGGTGGCTGTGCTTCCATATTATTCGAGTACAACTCAGGCAAATTGATTTCTGGTGGACAGGATGGGACAATCAAAATGTGGGATACAAGTACAGGGGCTTTGAATAATACACTTCATGGTTGCATTGGTTCTGTTCTTGACCTTACCATTACCCATGATAATAGATCTATCATCGCAGCAAGCAGTTCGAACAAATTGTACGTATGGGATGCTAACTTGGGGAGAGTGCGCCATACTCTCACCGGCCACATGGATAAAGTTTGTGCTGTAGATGTGAGTAAGTTCTCAAGTCGTCACATTGTGAGTGCAGCCTACGATCGTACTATAAAAGTCTGGGATTTGCAAAAAGGTTACTGCACCAACACAATAATCTTCCCCAAACACTGCAATGCTCTTTGCTTCAGCATGGACGGGCAGACCATTTGCTCAGGCCATGTTGATGGGAATCTTCGGCTGTGGGATATTCAGAAAGGAAAGCTACTCAACGAAGTGGCTGCACACTCAAATGCTGTTACGTCTATATCTTTGTCGCGAAGTGGCAACATGGTATTGACCAGTGGGAGGGACAATGTGCATCACCTTTTCGATATGAGAACCCTAGAAGTTTGTGGCACATTGAGAGCCACCGGAAACAGAGTAGCATCTAATTGGAGCCGGTCCTGTATCAGTCCAGATGACAATTACGTTGCTGCTGGATCTGCCGATGGTGCTGTGTATATCTGGTCTATAGCCAAGGGTGACATTGTGAGCACTCTGAAGGAACACACTAATTCTGTCCTCTGCTGCTCATGGAGTGGACATGGAAAACCTCTAGCTTCTGCGGACAAGAATGGAGTAATTTGTACTTGGACGTGA
- the LOC133706983 gene encoding uncharacterized protein LOC133706983, protein MGGVTSSMAAKLAFFPPNPPSYKVIKGQATGLLLIDPFPHRENVDVLKFQTRRGNEIVAVYVRHPMATSTVLYSHGNATDIGQMYELFIELSIHLRVNLMGYDYSGYGQSSGKPSEHNTYADIEAAYKCLEERYGAKQEDIILYGQSVGSGPTVDLAARLPQLRAIVLHSPILSGLRVMYSVKRSYWFDIYKNIDKIPLVKCPVLVIHGTCDEVVDCSHGKQLWLLCQEKYEPLWLKGGNHCNLELYPEYIRHLNKFISTIEKAPPRKLSSRKSTDCVECPRRSVEYPRHSVDYSELPRKSTDKREKSRRSTDRRPEKLRLNDYKLNNSDKLEKFRISVDQIERSRRSVEYHHERSSRRSVDHQLEKPRRSVDWLDRIRAG, encoded by the exons ATGGGTGGGGTTACTTCATCCATGGCTGCAAAGCTTGCGTTTTTCCCACCAAACCCACCTTCCTACAAGGTCATTAAGGGCCAGGCAACTGGGCTCTTGCTCATCGACCCTTTTCCCCACCGTGAAAACGTCGACGTTTTGAAGTTTCAGACCCGCCGCGGCAATGAGATCGTGGCCGTTTATGTCCGCCACCCAATGGCCACCTCCACCGTTCTGTATTCTCATGGCAACGCTACTGATATTGGTCAGATGTATGAGCTCTTCATTGAATTGAGTATTCACCTGCGTGTCAATCTCATGGG GTATGATTACTCTGGATATGGGCAGTCATCAGGCAAG CCAAGTGAACATAATACTTATGCAGATATTGAAGCTGCATATAAGTGTCTCGAAGAGAGGTATGGTGCCAAGCAGGAGGACATAATCCTCTATGGTCAATCTGTCGGAAGTGGCCCTACTGTTGATCTTGCTGCTCGTTTGCCTCAACTGAGAGCAATTGTTCTGCATAGTCCGATATTATCAGGGTTAAGAGTTATGTATTCTGTGAAGCGCAGTTATTGGTTTGATATCTACAAG AACATTGATAAAATCCCACTGGTGAAATGTCCTGTGCTGGTAATACAT GGAACATGTGATGAAGTTGTTGACTGCTCTCACGGCAAGCAACTTTGGCTACTGTGCCAAGAGAAATACGAACCTCTATGGCTCAAAGGCGGAAATCACTGCAATTTGGAACTCTATCCGGAATATATTAGACATCTCAACAAGTTCATATCCACTATTGAAAAAGCGCCTCCACGCAAGTTGAGTTCAAGGAAGAGCACAGACTGTGTCGAATGTCCTAGGCGTAGTGTTGAATATCCTAGGCACAGTGTTGATTACTCTGAGCTTCCGAGGAAGAGTACTGATAAGAGAGAAAAATCAAGGAGAAGCACCGATAGACGACCTGAAAAGCTGAGACTTAATGATTACAAGTTAAATAACAGTGACAAGCTAGAGAAATTTAGGATCTCTGTTGATCAGATAGAGAGGTCCCGAAGGAGCGTCGAATACCACCATGAGAGATCATCTAGGAGAAGCGTTGACCATCAGCTAGAAAAACCAAGGAGAAGTGTCGACTGGCTGGACAGAATTCGAGCTGGGTAA